CGTTCATTTTCAGGGTGAGTGAACGCCTTCCGTGGCATTGGGTAGGACAGCCGCAACACGCGGCGAGTCGATCAATCCCAAGGTGATGCAATGAATTCTGTATCTGCTGCGCCGGTCCCGCTGTTGGTTGATACTCCGACAGCGGCCCGGATGCTGGGCGTGAGTGCGCGAACAGTTTGGACACTGGCCAACTGTGGTGAATTGCGCCCGACGCGAATCGGCCGCGCGGTTCGATTCTCTGTTGCCGAGCTTGAGCGGTTTATTGCAGAGCGTGAAGCGTTCTCAAGCGATTCGGCGAAGTGATTCCATCGTGGGGCGCGGCTGGTGTCCACGAAAGGCTACTCACCTTTTCGCTGCGCGGTTCGATTCCGCGGCGCTCCAACAAAACAGAAACACCCGGCGGGGTTGCCGCCGGGCGCTTCCACGAAAGGTTACTCACCTACGAAAAGGATACCACCGATGAGCGCATCGGGCAACGGAGATAAAGCGCCAGACACTGCGCGCGAATATGTTCGCCGCGGTTGGCATGTGATTCCAATTCCGCCGAAAGCGAAAACGCCAAAGATTGATGCCTGGGAGCAACTGAGGATCGGCGAAGCGGAACTGACAAAGCATTTTCGCACCGGTAGCAACATCGGCGTTTTGAATGGCGAGCCGTCGGGCTGGCTGGTAGACATTGACCTCGACCACGCGCTGGCGCGGGAACTGGCCGACGAATTCTTACCACCGACGGGCGCGGAGTTTGGGCGGGCAAGTTCACCGCGGAGCCACCGGCTATACGTCGTTACCGGCCCGGTCGAGACTCGACAACGGCGACTGCCGAAGCAGAACGGCAAAGCGCCGATGATCGTGGAATTACGATCGACCGGCTCGCAAACCGTATTCCCCGGTTCGGTGCATCCCAGCGGGGAGCCAATCGAGTGGAATAGCGATGGGGAGCCGGCAAGCGTTGCACCGGGATTGTTGGTAGCTGCGCAGAACGCTCTAGCCGATGCCGTGGAAGCACGATTGGGAATCGTTCGGACGATGCCATCGCAGAACGGCCACACGAGCGGCCTACGAACGGATACCGCCGATCGAGCGCGAAAGTATCTTGCCAAGTTG
The sequence above is a segment of the Pirellulales bacterium genome. Coding sequences within it:
- a CDS encoding helix-turn-helix domain-containing protein, with the protein product MNSVSAAPVPLLVDTPTAARMLGVSARTVWTLANCGELRPTRIGRAVRFSVAELERFIAEREAFSSDSAK